Part of the Novipirellula artificiosorum genome, GCCGCTTTGATCGTTTCATAAACCTTTGAGGGGACGGCCGTTCCCGATGCATCTTTGAAGCAAACCGAATCGAAAGGAATTTCCGCATCCAGGATTTGACGCAAGGTTCTGGCATAGAAAGAAGCGTCGTGGGCACCTTCGCATCCCGGCGGTAATTCCATCAAGGTGACACAGACTTGATGTTTTAGTCCAGCGTCGACAATGCACTGGCCGCTGTAGATCAGATTGTTGACGTCATTAAGTGCGTCAAAGTTACGGATCGATGTGATGCCATGTTTCTTGAACAGGTCCGCGTGCAATTTGATAATATCACTCGGCTGCGATTCAAGTCCTACGACATTCACGCCACGCGCCAACGTTTGCAGGTTGGCATCTTTGCCAGCGGTTGCCCGAAATGCGTCCATCATCGCGAACGCGTCTTCGTTACAGTAGAAATAGAGCGATTGAAACCGTGCGCCACCGCCTGCCTCAAACCAGTCGATTCCCGCATCACAGGCTGCTTCCACCGCGGGCAAGAAATCTTTGGTAAAGACACGAGAACCGTACACGCTCTGGAATCCATCGCGAAACGCGGTACACATGAACTTGACTTGTTTCTTCGACACGTTGCGTTCCTGCTGTGAAAAATTGTAGGCCAAACCAACTGTCTGGCGAGTGAGTCGGTTCGTAAGGGATGAATCAGGCAAGCACCTGAGGGACGTTTCTCTGAGTGTGATTCGGTCGCTAAGGCAACACGGCCCACAACACGCCGGCGGCGATCGCAGATCCGATCACACCGGCAACATTGGGTGCCATCGCATGCATCAACAAAAAGTTGTGAGGATCTTCTTGTTGGCCAACCATTTGGACCACCCGAGCGGAGTCGGGAACGGCTGATACTCCTGCGGCTCCGACCAAGGGGTTGATCTTTTCGGTCAAGAACAGATTCATGAACTTGGCGAATAGCACGCCACCCGCTGTGGCGACAACAAACGAAAGCGCCCCGAGTCCAAAAATCAATAAGGATTGAGGACGCAAGAACGTATCGGCTTGAGTGCTGGCTCCAACGGAAAATCCCAGCAAAATGGTGACCACATCGATCATCGCGGTGCGAGCCGTGTTGGCAAGCCGTTCGGTCACCAAGCTTTCTTTGAGTAGGTTGCCGAAGAACAGCATGCCCAACAAGACGATCGCCCCCGGCGCAATCAACGTCGCGATTAAGAATGCAGCCACAGGGAAAAACATCTTCTCGCGTTTCGACACGTTTCGCGGTGGCTTCATGCGGATCAGCCGTTCTTTGCGAGTGGTCAACAGTCGCATCACCGGCGGTTGGATCACCGGAACCAGTGCCATGTAGGAATAGGCCGCGATGGCAATCGCGCCGAGCAGATCGGGAGCAAGTTTTGAGGAAAGAAAAATTGCGGTCGGGCCGTCCGCACCACCGATGATCCCAATCGCTCCCGCTTCCTTCAAGGTGAAGCCGAGGTAGATCGCTCCAAGAAACGTCAAGAACACGCCAACCTGCGCCGCAGCACCGAGCAAAACCAGTTTGGGGTTGGACAACATGGTCGAAAAATCGGTCATCGCCCCGATCCCCAGAAAGATCAGTGGCGGGAACAGTCCCCAACTGACGCCAAAGTAAATGTAGCTCAGGACACTGCCGGGAACGTAACCGATTTCGCCATCGCTAAAGTTCCACGTATGCACGTCGTACACGCTCATCGACATCCCCTGGACCACCGGGATATTGCCCACGACGGCTCCCATCCCGATCGGCACGAGCAATAGCGGCTCGTAGTCTTTCTTGATGGCCAAGGTGATGAAGGCGATACCGATCACGATCATGATCGCATTACCCAGCGTCATGGCCGAAAAACCGGTTGTCTTCCAAAATTCGAGAAATATATCCATTAACGTTCTTTCGAAGCCAACTGTTCTTGGTGTTTCATATGCAAGGCGTAGCCGATGGCGGCGTACAGGGCCTCATCATGCGGCTCCAGTCGCTCATGATGGCCTCGCCGGGCATGGGCGTCGTCTTGTTCAGGGAAAAGACGTCCCATCGCCGCCAAAACCTGCGGTAGCGCTGCGATAAACAGGCTGATAAACGCCAGCGCTAAGCCGACAATCACCATTCCCGCCACTGCGATCGTCAAACCTTGACGGGTGATGTCCGCGATCAGAAAAACATGCATGTCGGTAACAGACGCCATAGCGGAAATACTTGGGTTGGGAACGAGTTGATCGAGGACAGCCAACCGGGAATTGACGGACGCGAGCCTACAAGATAGCAGACAAGGATATCAAATGGGACCATGATGTTCATCTATGGGGAATCAGGGCATCCGGGGGCGGAAGCGAACAAAAAACAAGGGAACCCCATAATTTGTCTTGGTCCGATTTCCGTGATCTGCTAATCTCCGAAACACGTCGTTGGTTGCGACGCATTTCTGAAAGCTCGAACGGGATGCCATGAGGGTGTTTTTTCGAGAGGAATCGTTCATTCAGGTGGAAAGGACTCCAGCGTGGATACCAAGCAAGCTTCCGTCAGCGTTCACATTCGTTGGATGATTCGTCGCGATATGCCGGCGGTTCTGGGAATTGAAAACCGGAGTTTCGAGTTTTCTTGGACTGAAGAAGATTTTATTCGCTGTCTTCGCCAACGCAATTGCATTGGCATGGTTGCCGAAATCGATGATCAAGTCGTGGGGTTCATGATTTATGAATTGCACAAGAACCGGCTGCACATCTTGAACTTTGCGGTTCATCCAGATGCTCGCCGCAAGGGCGTCGCGAACTCCATGGTCAACAAGTTACTCGGCAAATTGTCGCAAGAACGGCGTAACCGAATCATGTTGGAAGTTCGCGAAACGAATCTCGAGGCGCAACTGTTTTTCAAGAAAATCGGTTTCCGCGCGATTTCGGTGCTGCGAGACTTCTATGAAGACACGGTCGAAGATGCGTACTTGATGCAGTACCGCTACGCACCAACGGCCGAGGAATTGGCACAGCCGCACAACCGGATTTCGCGGATGGCCGGTTAGTTTTTGCGCTCATCCGACGGAAGCGCGCAGAACGCAGACTCGAGGTTTTTTGGAGGTATGGCTCCGGTGTCCAATGATCTCTTAGAAAAGAGTCCCCGACGGACGGTCGTCCGCCGGGAACCGGTAGCACCCTTGGCGCACCGTCGACCGGGATATCCCTTGTCAAGTTGCACCTCTGCAGAGCTCCACTCCGTTTCTCCCGGCAACTGCACGATAACCAGTGAAAATAGCTCCTGCCAGCAATGATTGGACACCGGAGAGATGCCTCGAAAACCTCCTGCGGACGCTTCCGCCGCATGAGCCAGTTTTTCAACGTCGTGGACCGTCAATATTGAAACTGCGAGTTGGGACGCAGTGGACTTCGCCAGAAGTCCCTAAGAATATTTGAGTTACGGATTTCTGGCGAAATCCACTATTAAAATCCACTATCAAAAATTCAGTGCTGACAGTCCAGTTGGTTGGTTTTCGGGAGCGTCCGGATGGTATCCAAGACGGAGGGACACGGGTTCCCCTACACCATGCGCATCGTTTTCCATTTGCCTTGGGTGAAACGGGCGGCCATGAACAGGGCCAACATCCATACCCAGAGCGTGATCATCCACCACCACCAATTCAATTGGTTCTCGGCGGGTTCAAACATCACGCCGAATCCAAAGGCAAAAACGGACGTTGCTAGTCCGGTGCCCAGCACGAACCACGTGTCACCGGCGCCACGCAGCGCGCCGGCCAAAATCAACTGCGTTGCATCGACGACCACATAGATCGCGACGAACTTGAGCAGTCCTCGAGCAATCTCGATCGCTAAGGCGGAATCCTCGCTGGGTGTGTTGAGTTCGTAGAGATTCATCATCGTGTCGGGTAATGCCAAATAGCCGACGCACCAAAGGGCTGAATAGATCCAGCCGATCGCGAGAGCTGCAAAAACGCTCTTGATCGCCCTGGCGGGTCCCGTTTCGAGCAAATGGCGACCGACCAAAACGGATGCGGCGATCGACACGCCGACCAAGGGAATGAACGCGACCATGTTAAAGTTGATCGCCATCGTGGTTGCCCGTAGCGGCACGTCACCCAGTTTTCCAATCTGTAAGACAATCGCCGTGAAGCCGCTGGCTTCGGTCAGGAACATCAAACCGCTTGGAAATCCAAAAAACAGCAGCTTTTTGATCAGTGGCCAATCGAAACCGAAGCTGCGGCGGACTTGGTATTCTCCGGCGGAATCATAGTACAGAATCAAGAACGCAAAGCAAACGGCCTTAAACCAAAAGGCGATGGAACTGGCAATCGCCGCTCCCGCGATTCCCAGTTCGGGAAATGGGCCAGCGCCAAAGATCAAGATCCAATCAAAGACCAAGTTGACCAAGCCTGACATCAAGCTGACCCACATGATGACTCGTGTCCGTTCGGTTCCGCTAAAAAAACCGCTCAGGGCGTTTTCCAAAACCGCCCCAACTGCGCCGATTAACAACAGACGCAAGTAGGTCGCTTCGGCAGGGACGAGGCTATCAGGTTGCTCGCTGAGCCGAAACAAGTCGGGCGCGAAGTAGGCCACCAGGGCAAAGAACGGGGCCGACAACAAAGCGAGCCAGATCGATTGCCAAAGGAACCGGCCGATCCGATGTTCTTCGCCCGAGCCGACATATTGGCTGATGATGGCGCCCGTCATCGAGGCGATCCCGACCGGCAAACAGATCGAGACCCAGAAAAAATTCCCGCCTGCCATCGAGGCGCTCATCGACGCGCCGTCGTACCACAACAATAGCGTGCGGTCGATGAACAGGACGAGCGAGAAGGTGCCCGCACTGACCATCAAGGGCAGCGCAACCGCGAGCAGTTCGCGGACGATCACGCCAACGGAATCGCCGCTGTGGTCCTCGGGATGGTGATGAGGCGTAGGCTGGCCGCGTCGCAAGAGGCGCGCGAGCGTTTGGGGAAAGAAACGTCGCGCGTTGGTGCAAATTCGGCTGAGAACCGATGGAGGCTTGGAAACGGTGGTCACATTTGGCTACGCGGATGCTTGGGCCGTTTCATACGCTTCTGCCAACGCGCCAATCACCGATGCTTGGTCACCACACTGCGAAAAGGCAAAGCCCGGCAGGTTGCGGAACCCGTCGAGAGCGTGTTTCTTGTACGATTCTTCGGCGATTCTCGCGTAACGCTCGCGCATTTCCGCCGATAAATCACAAACACCACCACCGATCACCAAAAGCCCAAGGTCGCCGATATAGTTGACGACCAACATCGCGATTCCCAAGGCCGCAGCTTGGTCGTCAAACAACTGAATCGAGAGCGCGTCACCCGCGGCCGCGTACTCACGAAGTTTGCGAGCCTTGTCCTTGATCGTGCCCTCCTGGAAATTAAGCGGATGCTCTTTCCACTGAGGCAACGCCAATCGGTACTCCAATTGATGCGTCAGCGCGGTCAAAGAGATCGCCGATTCGGCCGTGCTCAGCGCGTTGCCCACTTTGAGTTGGCGATCGTGGTCGTAGCGAAAGGCATCGTGGGGTAAGAACAGGTGACCTGCATGTCCGGCGCGTCCTTCGCAGCCGCGGACCACCTTGCCATCGGCGACTTCGCCGCCGCCCAGTCCGGTGCCGACCGCAACAAAGAACAATGATTCAAGGTTATCCGGTTGGTGATCATTGGGATCAAGCGGTGGGGCACTCGGCCACGCCAGCTTTTTTGTTCGGACGACGTATTCCCCCAAGGCTGCCGCTTGGCCGTCGCCAAGGTACCAAACCGGGACGGGGCCACCGTCGCGCGAGAGCCGCGTTTGAAGTTGTTCGCGAATCCCGCAATTCACCCATTCGGGGTGCCGTAAATTCGGGCTTGGCCTCAAAACCCCATCCAGCGTCGCGGGTCCCGGAGTCGCAATGACGGTGGAGCTGACGTCCGAAAGCGAGCCGCCGAGTTGCTTCAGTTCCTTTTCGAGGTTCACCGCGATGTCTTCGATGGTCGCCGTGGGGCCTTCGATGGCACGGGTCGCAAACTGATCCGAGATCCGCACGACTTCGCGACGGTCGTTCCCGATCGCAACGGTCGAAGTGGTGCCTCCGACATCAATCCCAACAAAAAAAGACACCGGCCAATCTCCTGAAAAAAAACTCGCTACACAGCAATAAAAAAACGATGACGCCCGAGCGGTGGGTCGTGCCTGATCCTTTTCGACGCTCGGTCTTCAACATATCAGCCCCGTCCTTCTTAGGCGATACCCAGGAAACCGTCACGTCGTCAGGTCGTCCCGTCGCGAACGCGGCGATCGAATATCGGGTCAAACAACCGGTGGGAGGTTGGCACCTGGCCTACTTCATCCTGACTGCAAAACAAACCTCGCAGCGGTTCCGAGCCAATTGGCGAACTTGGATCGCTTTGGGGTTCCATGTCTCGACGGTCTGCTGCCACTGATCGATCTTCTTGGCCGCCTTGTAGTCGCCCAATTTCAACGTGATCAACAGTCCTCGTACGTCGCTGTAACGACTGGTGACGATATTGCCCACCGTGACAAGCGTTTGCTCGGGCTTCACGTTCGAATCGACTAAAATCCATTTCACGCCCCGAAAGTCTTTGCGAGGCAAATCGCCGGCACGGGCTTGGATGTACCGAAAATGGGGATGCTCGCTGATTCGGGGGTCCATCTCCGCAGGATCAATTCCAATGACTTTCAAACCGAGTTCGAGCAATCGACCGCATGCCCCACCGGGGGCGGCACCAATTTCCGCCGCCAAATCACCTCGTTGAATCGGAAAACCGCTCCATTGGATCGCTTCGGCGGCTTTGTAGTATGCTCGCGATACCGGCTCTTCCGCCAAGTCCATTGGCTGAATTCCACCTGGCCACCGGGTGGGCCAAGTTGAGGCAACGTGGGTGCCGAAGAACCAATGCGCGGGCTCGACCAAGACCACATCCAATACACGTTCACCCGGCTGCGCGACTCGGTTGGCTGCGTCGCAACGCAAGTGGTCCGGCGACAAGGCCGCGTAGATTTCAGCGGCAACCGCTCTGGAAACCTCATCGACACCAGGCTCGAAATCGAACCGTCCAATCGGGGCGCGATCCTTGGGCCAAACGTGAAGTTGGTCGAAGCGATGCTCCGCCGGGTAGTGGTCGGCGAGCGACTTCCGCAACGATTCGAGAAGTTCACTCGCATTCGGGCTGCGGGCTTGCCCGATCGACGTCGCGGCGGTGCGAATGAAAGTGCCCGAGGGGGTGGGGACACGTTCATCATGTTTGGCGGTGACAAAACCGGGCCGCGAAAACGCCAGTCGCCATCCTTCACCCGCGATCGACTCTTTCACCAGCGGTTCGGCACCGTGGGCACAGCAGATCATCGTAAATGTCGGACCAGGGGTCGATTCGGCGTTCATTCAAGGCTTCGTTCGAAAGGGGCGTTCGTAAAGGAACCGATGCGGAGCAGCCAAACGTTAGGGTTGCAAAAACGACCATCGAACTTCAAAGCCGGATTGAATCAGCCATGCAGCAACCTCGTCGGCGGATCGCTCGTCGGTGACGGGGAATTGTTCCCCCAGGCATTCCGGTCCACCCGGACATTCCGGTTCGCTTTGATCGCGGTAGCCACCCGGTGCCGTTGAACTGCCAGCGCTCATTTGTGTGATGCAGATTTGGGCCAACTGGCCGCGTAGAGCGGCCGGCTCACGCGTCGACAACACCAACTCGGCGTCCGGAAATGACAGCCGGCAAACGCTGTAAAGCCTGAC contains:
- a CDS encoding sodium ion-translocating decarboxylase subunit beta, giving the protein MDIFLEFWKTTGFSAMTLGNAIMIVIGIAFITLAIKKDYEPLLLVPIGMGAVVGNIPVVQGMSMSVYDVHTWNFSDGEIGYVPGSVLSYIYFGVSWGLFPPLIFLGIGAMTDFSTMLSNPKLVLLGAAAQVGVFLTFLGAIYLGFTLKEAGAIGIIGGADGPTAIFLSSKLAPDLLGAIAIAAYSYMALVPVIQPPVMRLLTTRKERLIRMKPPRNVSKREKMFFPVAAFLIATLIAPGAIVLLGMLFFGNLLKESLVTERLANTARTAMIDVVTILLGFSVGASTQADTFLRPQSLLIFGLGALSFVVATAGGVLFAKFMNLFLTEKINPLVGAAGVSAVPDSARVVQMVGQQEDPHNFLLMHAMAPNVAGVIGSAIAAGVLWAVLP
- a CDS encoding OadG family protein — encoded protein: MASVTDMHVFLIADITRQGLTIAVAGMVIVGLALAFISLFIAALPQVLAAMGRLFPEQDDAHARRGHHERLEPHDEALYAAIGYALHMKHQEQLASKER
- the rimI gene encoding ribosomal protein S18-alanine N-acetyltransferase gives rise to the protein MIRRDMPAVLGIENRSFEFSWTEEDFIRCLRQRNCIGMVAEIDDQVVGFMIYELHKNRLHILNFAVHPDARRKGVANSMVNKLLGKLSQERRNRIMLEVRETNLEAQLFFKKIGFRAISVLRDFYEDTVEDAYLMQYRYAPTAEELAQPHNRISRMAG
- a CDS encoding MATE family efflux transporter; translated protein: MTTVSKPPSVLSRICTNARRFFPQTLARLLRRGQPTPHHHPEDHSGDSVGVIVRELLAVALPLMVSAGTFSLVLFIDRTLLLWYDGASMSASMAGGNFFWVSICLPVGIASMTGAIISQYVGSGEEHRIGRFLWQSIWLALLSAPFFALVAYFAPDLFRLSEQPDSLVPAEATYLRLLLIGAVGAVLENALSGFFSGTERTRVIMWVSLMSGLVNLVFDWILIFGAGPFPELGIAGAAIASSIAFWFKAVCFAFLILYYDSAGEYQVRRSFGFDWPLIKKLLFFGFPSGLMFLTEASGFTAIVLQIGKLGDVPLRATTMAINFNMVAFIPLVGVSIAASVLVGRHLLETGPARAIKSVFAALAIGWIYSALWCVGYLALPDTMMNLYELNTPSEDSALAIEIARGLLKFVAIYVVVDATQLILAGALRGAGDTWFVLGTGLATSVFAFGFGVMFEPAENQLNWWWWMITLWVWMLALFMAARFTQGKWKTMRMV
- a CDS encoding ROK family protein; this translates as MSFFVGIDVGGTTSTVAIGNDRREVVRISDQFATRAIEGPTATIEDIAVNLEKELKQLGGSLSDVSSTVIATPGPATLDGVLRPSPNLRHPEWVNCGIREQLQTRLSRDGGPVPVWYLGDGQAAALGEYVVRTKKLAWPSAPPLDPNDHQPDNLESLFFVAVGTGLGGGEVADGKVVRGCEGRAGHAGHLFLPHDAFRYDHDRQLKVGNALSTAESAISLTALTHQLEYRLALPQWKEHPLNFQEGTIKDKARKLREYAAAGDALSIQLFDDQAAALGIAMLVVNYIGDLGLLVIGGGVCDLSAEMRERYARIAEESYKKHALDGFRNLPGFAFSQCGDQASVIGALAEAYETAQASA
- a CDS encoding SAM-dependent methyltransferase → MNAESTPGPTFTMICCAHGAEPLVKESIAGEGWRLAFSRPGFVTAKHDERVPTPSGTFIRTAATSIGQARSPNASELLESLRKSLADHYPAEHRFDQLHVWPKDRAPIGRFDFEPGVDEVSRAVAAEIYAALSPDHLRCDAANRVAQPGERVLDVVLVEPAHWFFGTHVASTWPTRWPGGIQPMDLAEEPVSRAYYKAAEAIQWSGFPIQRGDLAAEIGAAPGGACGRLLELGLKVIGIDPAEMDPRISEHPHFRYIQARAGDLPRKDFRGVKWILVDSNVKPEQTLVTVGNIVTSRYSDVRGLLITLKLGDYKAAKKIDQWQQTVETWNPKAIQVRQLARNRCEVCFAVRMK